Proteins encoded together in one Plutella xylostella chromosome 17, ilPluXylo3.1, whole genome shotgun sequence window:
- the LOC119691445 gene encoding uncharacterized protein LOC119691445 has protein sequence MHAVGLHSALAIRRERKRRAEAQRARERRHSVQSSESGVTSPHCSTGSLERRRPRAPRSADQEVVSSVGMLHLGVVFLVLGLFLLASGLLPDNVTSWSSIGSVSWFNELVCSGMFALAIGVFLIALHKYLTKSEEDALEDYVQRQLTRSRSGHRLERDAETGGMHTKNARRVKAEAGAGGGAGRGEEAERAHGFVNALALNGDALREGPLEQIAEEEVLGEPERRYARFNKDTYSTPSVAPSLSPGSPSDTRELLADGRYLVMSRM, from the coding sequence ATGCACGCGGTGGGGCTGCACTCGGCGCTCGCCATCCGGCGCGAGCGCAAGCGCCGTGCCGAGGCGCAGCGCGCGCGCGAGCGCCGCCACTCCGTGCAGTCCAGCGAGTCCGGGGTCACCTCCCCGCACTGCAGCACCGGCAGCCTcgagcgccgccgcccgcgcgccccgcgctcCGCCGACCAGGAGGTCGTCTCCTCCGTGGGCATGCTGCACCTCGGCGTCGTGTTCCTCGTGCTCGGCCTCTTCCTGCTCGCGTCCGGCCTGCTGCCCGACAACGTCACCTCCTGGAGCAGCATCGGCTCCGTCAGCTGGTTCAACGAGCTGGTCTGCTCGGGCATGTTCGCGCTCGCCATCGGCGTGTTCCTGATCGCGCTGCACAAGTACCTGACGAAGAGCGAGGAGGACGCGCTGGAGGACTACGTGCAGCGGCAGCTGACGCGCTCGCGCTCGGGGCACCGGCTGGAGCGCGACGCGGAGACGGGGGGCATGCACACCAAGAACGCGCGGCGGGTGAAGGCggaggcgggcgcggggggcggcgcggggcggggggagGAGGCGGAGCGCGCGCACGGGTTCGTGAACGCGCTGGCGCTGAACGGCGACGCGCTGCGCGAGGGGCCACTGGAGCAGATCGCGGAGGAGGAGGTGCTGGGGGAGCCGGAGCGCCGCTACGCAAGGTTCAACAAGGACACGTACTCCACGCCGTCCGTGGCGCCGAGCCTGAGCCCCGGCTCGCCCTCCGACACGCGCGAGCTGCTGGCCGACGGCCGCTACCTCGTCATGTCGCGCATGTGA